A DNA window from bacterium contains the following coding sequences:
- the sufD gene encoding Fe-S cluster assembly protein SufD — protein MPFNAKTVEEIASIHEEPDWLRDRRRTALETFERLPAPSRTDEEWRRTDISHLDPSAFSQFEHRNGAAPAEPLRDVAGSLTQRGSQHEAVRLDPGLASAGVIFEPLSVAAKRHPELIEPLLFTLTRADRDRFAALHAAFFSGGAFLYVPDGLVIDRPIVGQFFSSEGGTAILPHSLVVAGRGARFNYLDEYLSPADEAAGYKSGSAELFLGEGSQVGYVALQKWGRNAWHLADQSARLAKDASLRLFNVTLGARFSKTRVEASLQGTGADAELKAIYFASGDQFFDFHTLQDHQVGNTRSDLLFKGALQDNARTVYAGLIRIEKGAARSDSYQANRNLVLSDHAKATSIPMLEIDNNDVRCTHGATVGPVDPQHLFYLRSRGIPEATAKRMIVQGFFGDVLDRIPFEHARTLIETELEARLG, from the coding sequence ATGCCCTTCAATGCCAAAACCGTGGAGGAGATCGCCTCCATCCACGAGGAACCCGACTGGCTGCGCGACCGTCGTCGCACCGCGCTCGAGACGTTCGAGCGCCTTCCCGCCCCGAGCAGGACCGACGAGGAGTGGCGCCGCACCGACATCAGCCACCTGGACCCCTCCGCGTTCTCGCAGTTCGAACACCGGAACGGAGCCGCCCCGGCGGAACCGCTGCGTGATGTGGCCGGGTCGCTGACGCAGCGCGGCTCGCAGCACGAGGCGGTGCGCCTCGACCCCGGGCTCGCCAGCGCGGGCGTGATCTTCGAGCCGCTCAGCGTCGCGGCCAAGAGGCACCCCGAGCTGATCGAACCGCTTCTGTTCACGCTGACACGGGCGGACCGTGACCGCTTTGCGGCGCTCCACGCCGCCTTCTTCAGTGGCGGCGCCTTCCTCTATGTGCCGGACGGCCTTGTCATCGACCGTCCGATCGTCGGCCAGTTCTTCTCCTCCGAAGGCGGCACGGCGATCCTGCCGCACAGTCTCGTCGTCGCGGGGCGAGGCGCGCGATTCAACTACCTCGACGAATACCTCTCGCCCGCGGACGAGGCGGCCGGCTACAAGAGCGGCTCCGCCGAGCTTTTCCTGGGCGAGGGCTCGCAGGTCGGCTACGTCGCCCTCCAGAAGTGGGGACGCAACGCGTGGCACCTGGCCGACCAGAGCGCGAGGCTGGCGAAGGATGCGTCGCTGCGCCTGTTCAACGTCACGCTGGGCGCACGCTTCTCCAAGACTCGCGTCGAGGCCTCGCTCCAAGGCACGGGCGCCGACGCGGAGCTCAAGGCGATCTACTTCGCCTCCGGCGACCAGTTCTTCGACTTCCACACGCTGCAGGACCACCAGGTGGGCAACACCAGGTCGGACCTTCTGTTCAAGGGCGCGCTGCAGGACAACGCGCGCACCGTGTACGCGGGCCTGATCCGCATCGAGAAGGGCGCCGCGCGATCTGACTCTTACCAGGCGAATCGCAACCTCGTGCTTTCCGACCACGCCAAGGCGACGTCGATCCCCATGCTCGAGATCGACAACAACGACGTGCGCTGCACGCATGGCGCCACGGTCGGGCCCGTCGACCCGCAGCATCTTTTCTACCTGCGTTCGCGCGGCATCCCGGAGGCGACCGCCAAGCGGATGATCGTGCAGGGATTCTTCGGCGATGTGCTCGACCGCATCCCCTTCGAGCACGCTCGCACGCTCATCGAGACCGAGCTGGAGGCGCGCCTTGGCTAG
- a CDS encoding non-heme iron oxygenase ferredoxin subunit gives MARFRVASVDEVPEEATKRVDAGRTPICLAHAEDGNFYALDDICTHEEFSLSDGELWGMDVECPQHGSRFNLATGKVTGLPAVIPARTFPVTVENGDVFVEVPD, from the coding sequence TTGGCTAGGTTTCGGGTGGCTTCGGTCGACGAGGTCCCCGAGGAGGCCACCAAAAGAGTTGACGCCGGCCGCACGCCGATCTGCCTGGCGCACGCGGAGGACGGCAACTTCTACGCCCTCGACGACATCTGCACGCACGAGGAGTTCTCGCTCAGCGACGGCGAGCTGTGGGGGATGGACGTGGAGTGCCCGCAGCACGGTTCGCGCTTCAACCTGGCCACCGGCAAGGTGACCGGGCTCCCGGCCGTGATCCCGGCGAGGACCTTCCCGGTGACGGTCGAGAACGGCGATGTTTTCGTCGAGGTACCGGACTGA
- the sufS gene encoding SufS family cysteine desulfurase, whose product MKPSRLDVAAIRKDFPIFESGIAYLDSANTSQRPRQVTGAMMDYFEHFNSNIHRSAYAIAEEATARYEATRQKVRDFINAASTKEIIYTRGTTEAINLVAYSWGRKHIGAGDLIVLTILDHHSNIVPWQILAADKGAHIEYVDVDERGELRLEAFHKLLERAPKLVAFGQVSNALGTINPAQEMVAAAKAAGATVLVDGAQGAPHQGVDVRALGCDFYAFSGHKLLGPTGAGILYGRRELLESMDPFMSGGDMIKAVRIEGTTYHELPWKFEAGTQAIAEVIGLGAAIDYISGLGMEAVRAHEREITEYAYEALSDIEGLTLYGPPPSRRAGVISFTLAGVHPHDLATIADRDQVCLRAGHHCAMPLMTRLGLAATARASFYVYTQKAEVDRLVGAIKEAQRIFA is encoded by the coding sequence GTGAAGCCTTCGCGGCTCGACGTCGCGGCGATCAGGAAGGATTTCCCGATCTTCGAGAGCGGGATCGCGTACCTGGACTCGGCGAACACCTCGCAGCGGCCGCGCCAGGTGACCGGCGCGATGATGGATTACTTCGAGCACTTCAACTCGAACATCCACCGCTCGGCCTACGCCATCGCCGAGGAGGCGACCGCGCGCTACGAGGCCACGCGCCAAAAGGTCCGTGACTTCATCAACGCCGCCTCGACCAAGGAGATCATCTACACGCGGGGCACCACCGAGGCCATCAATCTCGTCGCCTACTCATGGGGCCGCAAGCACATCGGCGCAGGCGACCTGATCGTGCTGACCATCCTCGACCACCACTCCAACATCGTGCCGTGGCAGATCCTCGCCGCGGACAAGGGCGCGCACATCGAGTACGTCGACGTCGACGAGCGGGGCGAGCTGCGGCTCGAGGCGTTTCACAAGCTGCTCGAGCGGGCACCGAAGCTGGTCGCGTTCGGACAGGTCAGCAACGCCCTCGGCACCATCAACCCGGCCCAGGAGATGGTGGCGGCGGCGAAGGCGGCCGGCGCAACCGTGCTCGTGGACGGAGCCCAGGGCGCGCCCCACCAGGGCGTCGACGTCCGGGCGCTGGGTTGCGACTTCTATGCCTTCAGCGGCCACAAGCTGCTGGGGCCGACGGGCGCCGGCATCCTCTACGGCCGCCGGGAGCTGCTCGAATCGATGGACCCCTTCATGTCGGGCGGAGACATGATCAAAGCCGTGCGCATCGAGGGCACCACGTACCACGAGCTGCCCTGGAAGTTCGAAGCCGGGACGCAGGCCATCGCCGAGGTCATCGGCCTGGGGGCGGCCATCGACTACATCAGCGGCCTGGGGATGGAAGCGGTCCGGGCGCACGAGCGCGAGATCACCGAGTACGCCTACGAGGCGCTCAGCGACATCGAAGGCCTCACGCTCTACGGCCCGCCGCCCTCGCGCCGCGCGGGCGTCATCTCGTTCACGCTGGCCGGCGTCCATCCGCATGACCTCGCGACCATCGCCGACCGCGACCAGGTCTGCTTGCGAGCCGGCCATCACTGCGCGATGCCGCTGATGACCCGTCTGGGCCTCGCGGCGACCGCCCGCGCCTCGTTTTACGTGTACACGCAGAAGGCTGAGGTCGACCGGCTGGTAGGTGCCATCAAAGAGGCGCAGAGAATATTCGCGTGA
- a CDS encoding SUF system NifU family Fe-S cluster assembly protein, with the protein MSTAADDQFYREYILDHYKNPRNFGRLEHPDISHEEDNPLCGDVIGMDFQVHDGVIEDVRFHGRGCAISQASASLLTERLKGLSLDEAKKIGKADVLEELGIQISPARIKCALLSLKVLKVGAYGLADDENEE; encoded by the coding sequence ATGAGTACGGCGGCTGACGACCAGTTTTACCGCGAGTACATCCTCGACCACTACAAGAACCCTCGGAACTTCGGACGCCTCGAGCATCCCGACATCAGCCACGAAGAGGACAACCCGCTTTGCGGAGACGTGATCGGCATGGACTTCCAGGTCCATGACGGCGTGATCGAGGACGTCCGCTTCCACGGCCGGGGCTGCGCCATCTCGCAGGCGTCGGCGTCCCTGCTCACCGAGCGGCTGAAGGGCCTTTCCCTCGATGAGGCGAAGAAGATCGGCAAAGCGGACGTGCTCGAGGAGCTGGGGATTCAGATCTCGCCCGCGCGCATCAAGTGCGCGCTCCTGTCGCTGAAGGTATTGAAGGTTGGTGCCTACGGGCTGGCGGACGATGAAAATGAGGAGTGA
- a CDS encoding rhodanese-like domain-containing protein has protein sequence MSNQVTPFRDLKLDDIRKLIDDGYEVVDVREDWEWKKGHLPGARHVVLSSILANPTGQKFRDQTIFVCAVGERSAVAAEMAVALGVNDVVSFRGGTNAWREAGLPLETP, from the coding sequence ATGAGCAACCAGGTGACGCCGTTTCGCGACTTGAAGCTGGACGACATTCGCAAGCTGATCGATGACGGCTATGAGGTCGTCGACGTACGCGAGGATTGGGAATGGAAGAAGGGCCATCTCCCCGGGGCGCGCCACGTCGTGCTGAGCTCGATCCTGGCCAACCCCACCGGGCAGAAGTTCCGCGACCAGACGATCTTCGTCTGCGCCGTCGGGGAGCGATCCGCCGTCGCGGCCGAAATGGCGGTGGCGCTGGGGGTGAACGACGTCGTCAGCTTCCGCGGCGGCACCAACGCTTGGCGCGAGGCGGGCCTGCCGCTGGAGACGCCATGA
- a CDS encoding DUF59 domain-containing protein → MSDFSPTTAVAPDSTVNPEDVIEVLRQCFDPEIPVNIVDLGLIYDIAIKPARVDIKMTLTALGCPMAAEVVADVRDHLLTLPGVDDAGVDIVYEPMWTPERMSEEARWELGLV, encoded by the coding sequence ATGAGCGACTTTTCTCCGACCACCGCGGTGGCGCCGGATTCGACGGTCAACCCCGAGGACGTGATCGAGGTCCTGCGCCAGTGCTTCGACCCCGAGATCCCGGTCAACATCGTCGACCTGGGCCTGATCTACGACATCGCGATCAAGCCCGCTCGGGTCGACATCAAGATGACGCTGACCGCGCTCGGGTGCCCGATGGCGGCCGAGGTCGTGGCGGACGTGCGCGATCACCTGCTCACGCTCCCCGGCGTCGATGACGCCGGCGTCGACATCGTTTACGAGCCGATGTGGACGCCGGAGCGCATGAGCGAAGAGGCGCGCTGGGAGTTGGGGCTGGTCTAG
- a CDS encoding citrate/2-methylcitrate synthase: protein METVVHQVYVNLRVVAEFSPGLEGVVAAETAISEVDGANGRLIYRGGYLIEDLAPVAGYEEVAYLLWHGDLPSRSELEALCRQMASARRLNDGARGALMAMDPATNPMDTLRTIVSAQGAAKTLTKPTLDEAVALTAAFPTIVAAAYRRRQSKDVIEPRDDLPHAANLLWMMEGEEPAADRVRWIESYLVLLADHGLNASTFAARVVASTGSDLTSSVVGAIGALKGPAHGGATFAARTMLDKIGSAENAARWLEEAHAHHERFAGFGHRVYRTYDPRATILRELAKTAAPDLYRTAARTEELALQILHEAHPERPNATNVDFWASVVLTGAGIPKEMFTCLFATSRVTGWTAHVLESLADLRIIRPASRWVGPEAGRKPPAIAQR from the coding sequence TTGGAAACGGTCGTTCATCAGGTCTACGTAAACTTACGTGTCGTGGCGGAATTCAGCCCAGGGCTGGAAGGTGTGGTTGCCGCCGAAACGGCGATCAGTGAAGTCGACGGAGCCAACGGCAGGCTTATCTATCGCGGCGGGTACCTGATAGAGGATCTCGCCCCTGTCGCCGGCTACGAGGAGGTCGCGTACCTGCTGTGGCACGGCGACCTGCCGAGCAGAAGCGAGCTCGAGGCCCTGTGCCGGCAGATGGCGTCGGCCCGGCGGCTCAACGATGGCGCGCGCGGTGCGCTGATGGCGATGGACCCGGCGACCAACCCCATGGACACGCTGAGGACGATCGTCTCGGCCCAGGGTGCGGCCAAGACCCTGACCAAGCCAACGCTGGACGAGGCCGTCGCTTTGACCGCGGCCTTCCCCACGATCGTCGCGGCTGCATACCGCCGCCGCCAGAGCAAGGACGTCATCGAGCCGCGCGACGACCTCCCGCACGCGGCGAACCTCCTGTGGATGATGGAGGGCGAAGAGCCCGCCGCGGACCGGGTGCGCTGGATCGAGTCCTACCTGGTCCTTCTCGCCGACCACGGGCTGAACGCATCGACCTTCGCCGCCCGCGTGGTCGCGTCCACGGGCAGTGACCTGACCTCCAGCGTTGTGGGCGCGATCGGCGCCCTGAAAGGGCCGGCCCACGGCGGCGCCACGTTTGCCGCCCGCACCATGCTCGACAAGATCGGGTCGGCCGAGAATGCCGCCAGGTGGCTCGAGGAAGCCCACGCCCATCACGAGCGGTTCGCGGGCTTCGGCCACCGCGTGTACCGAACCTACGATCCCCGCGCCACGATCCTTCGCGAGCTGGCCAAGACCGCGGCGCCGGACCTGTATCGGACCGCGGCGCGCACGGAGGAGCTGGCTCTCCAGATCCTCCACGAGGCGCACCCCGAGCGGCCCAATGCGACCAACGTCGACTTCTGGGCATCGGTGGTGCTGACCGGCGCGGGCATCCCCAAGGAGATGTTCACCTGCCTCTTCGCCACCTCACGCGTCACCGGTTGGACGGCGCACGTGCTGGAATCGCTTGCCGACCTGCGCATCATCCGGCCCGCCTCAAGGTGGGTTGGGCCTGAAGCCGGCCGGAAGCCGCCGGCGATCGCCCAGCGATGA
- a CDS encoding citrate/2-methylcitrate synthase has protein sequence MTGAYVPGLEGIVAAQTAISMVDGVNGRLVYRGYVIADLAEDMAFGEVAHLLWYGRLPTRAELDALTLELAASRTLTPASTATLNALPADTDPMDVLRCVVSVQGIEHKLEKPTIPLAIHATASFPTILAAFHRRQQGLEPIKPRADLGHAANYLYMLHGKESSPELVRALNTYLVLLADHGMNASTFTARVIASTDSDIASCLVGAIGALKGPAHGGAPSAVMDQLEQIGTADNAEHWMREARKRKIRFMGFGHRVYRTYDPRAKILKAMCARLNPKFYELASKVEETALAILHEEHPERPQATNVEFYSAGVLQAIGLPKEYFPPTFAVSRVAGWTAHVLEQSAHNRLIRPQSEYIGPEPRKPVPLAERG, from the coding sequence ATGACCGGCGCGTACGTCCCAGGCCTCGAGGGGATCGTCGCCGCCCAGACCGCCATCTCCATGGTCGACGGCGTCAACGGCCGGCTCGTCTATCGCGGTTACGTCATCGCCGACCTCGCCGAGGACATGGCTTTTGGGGAGGTCGCCCATCTGCTGTGGTACGGCCGCCTGCCGACCCGGGCGGAACTGGACGCGCTCACGCTGGAGTTGGCCGCCTCGCGAACGCTGACCCCGGCGTCGACGGCGACCCTGAACGCGCTGCCCGCGGACACCGATCCGATGGACGTGCTGCGCTGCGTCGTCTCGGTGCAGGGCATCGAGCACAAGCTCGAAAAGCCGACGATTCCGCTGGCGATTCACGCGACCGCTTCGTTCCCGACCATCCTGGCCGCCTTCCACCGCCGCCAGCAGGGCCTGGAACCAATCAAGCCGCGGGCCGACCTGGGCCATGCCGCCAACTACCTCTACATGCTGCACGGCAAGGAGTCGAGCCCTGAGCTCGTGCGCGCCCTCAACACCTACCTGGTGCTGCTCGCCGACCACGGCATGAACGCGTCGACCTTCACGGCTCGCGTCATCGCCTCCACCGACTCCGACATCGCGTCCTGCCTCGTCGGCGCGATCGGCGCGCTCAAGGGCCCGGCCCACGGCGGAGCGCCGTCGGCGGTGATGGACCAGCTCGAGCAGATCGGGACGGCGGACAACGCCGAGCACTGGATGCGCGAAGCACGCAAGCGAAAGATCCGTTTCATGGGTTTCGGCCACCGCGTCTACCGCACGTACGACCCGCGCGCGAAGATCCTCAAGGCGATGTGCGCTCGACTGAACCCCAAGTTCTACGAGCTGGCCTCCAAAGTCGAGGAGACCGCCCTGGCCATCCTGCACGAGGAGCACCCCGAGCGTCCTCAAGCGACCAACGTCGAGTTCTACTCGGCCGGCGTGCTGCAGGCCATCGGACTGCCCAAGGAGTACTTCCCCCCCACCTTTGCCGTGTCGCGCGTGGCGGGCTGGACCGCACACGTCCTCGAGCAGAGCGCCCACAACCGCTTGATCCGGCCCCAGTCGGAGTACATCGGACCCGAACCCCGAAAACCGGTACCGCTCGCCGAGCGGGGGTAG
- a CDS encoding DUF2029 domain-containing protein, with amino-acid sequence MGRLALDARARRNLGAAALAWFGVLAGAITAWFVFQPIRHDALDSDLTLVLVGIRIGLDHGWTHIYSLDLQRQAFEQLRPGALFGSGERFLSPPPLVWLALPLSLLGGAAAFYVWTAASLAALAAAWWLAAPGAGPRRWLWLIGALAWYPLQYGLSLGQPVLLVLLVAIASWKLAEAGRPLLAGLVLGLATIKPQLTLVLPAVLLAAGHWRLAAAWALTAGVLAAASLIAVGGQGAADYRSLLGDAQLVANNRYFTLAYFVGPGALSYAAQAAVILAGLAGAYMNRGAGLARLFALGLVASASSATYWHLQDYTMLVAAAWLFWRGDPPRWQRWWLLVVVVGGELAWPLRPLPVLIGLAVWLACLAVPRRPQARTRALAPA; translated from the coding sequence GTGGGGCGGCTCGCGCTCGACGCCCGCGCACGCCGCAACCTGGGCGCCGCCGCCCTCGCGTGGTTCGGAGTGCTCGCCGGCGCGATCACCGCATGGTTCGTCTTTCAGCCCATCCGGCATGACGCCCTAGACAGCGACCTCACCCTCGTCCTGGTCGGCATCCGCATCGGCCTCGACCACGGCTGGACGCACATCTACTCGCTCGACCTACAGCGCCAGGCGTTCGAGCAACTCCGGCCGGGCGCCCTGTTCGGCAGCGGCGAGCGTTTCCTGTCTCCCCCGCCGCTCGTCTGGCTCGCCCTCCCGCTCAGCCTCCTCGGCGGCGCCGCGGCCTTCTACGTGTGGACGGCGGCCTCGCTGGCCGCCCTCGCCGCCGCCTGGTGGCTCGCGGCGCCAGGCGCCGGACCGCGGCGCTGGCTCTGGCTGATCGGCGCGCTGGCATGGTACCCGCTGCAGTACGGCCTCAGCCTGGGCCAGCCCGTGCTGCTCGTCCTGCTGGTCGCGATCGCAAGCTGGAAGCTGGCTGAAGCCGGCCGCCCCCTGCTCGCGGGCCTGGTGCTGGGCCTCGCCACGATCAAGCCCCAGCTGACCCTCGTCCTGCCAGCCGTGCTGCTGGCGGCCGGCCACTGGAGGCTCGCCGCCGCCTGGGCGCTGACCGCGGGCGTGCTCGCGGCGGCCTCGCTGATCGCCGTCGGCGGGCAGGGAGCGGCCGATTATCGAAGCCTGCTCGGCGACGCCCAGCTGGTCGCGAACAATCGCTACTTCACCCTGGCGTACTTCGTCGGGCCGGGCGCGCTCAGCTACGCGGCGCAGGCCGCGGTGATCCTGGCCGGCCTCGCCGGCGCGTACATGAACCGCGGCGCCGGCCTGGCGCGCCTGTTCGCCCTGGGCCTGGTCGCCAGCGCATCGAGCGCGACGTACTGGCACCTCCAGGATTACACGATGCTAGTAGCCGCGGCCTGGCTCTTCTGGCGCGGCGACCCGCCGCGCTGGCAGCGCTGGTGGCTGCTGGTCGTGGTCGTGGGCGGCGAGCTGGCCTGGCCCCTGCGCCCGCTGCCGGTCCTCATCGGCCTGGCAGTCTGGTTGGCATGCCTGGCGGTGCCGCGGCGCCCCCAGGCCCGGACTCGCGCGCTGGCGCCGGCCTGA
- the lpdA gene encoding dihydrolipoyl dehydrogenase, with amino-acid sequence MPAADFDVLILGGGMGGYPAAIRASQLGLKVALVEANKLGGTCLHVGCIPTKALLESSELYHRVAARGQEFGIEAEKVRFDYARIATRRDAIVSQLHKGVQYLMKKNKIEVVEGRGRVRDRNTIEVGGKQLKARSLIVATGSDVKSLPGIEFDGDCIISSDHATLAARVPESICIIGAGAVGVEFATLYNQLGVKVTLLEALDRLVPLEDEEISKEMLAAFKKAGIDCRLGVKVKGAKKARDGVSVDTDQGEVWARQLLVAVGRAPRSKEIGLEQAGVTTHPNGFIKVDEWMRTSAEGIHAIGDVVGGYLLAHAAAHEGMTAVEDIAGRRVAPMEQELVTRCTYSHPQIASVGLTEKQATQKGHEVKIGRFPFSALGRAIIHGETAGFVKLVADSKTGQMLGAHIVGPSATELIAEPALTQLFQGDAWELGRNIHPHPTLSEAVMEAALAVDGHAIHI; translated from the coding sequence GTGCCCGCTGCTGATTTCGACGTGCTGATCCTCGGAGGAGGGATGGGTGGATACCCCGCCGCGATCCGAGCCTCCCAGCTTGGCTTGAAGGTCGCACTGGTCGAAGCGAACAAGCTCGGAGGCACCTGCCTGCACGTTGGGTGCATCCCGACCAAGGCCCTGCTCGAGTCATCGGAGCTCTATCACCGCGTTGCGGCGCGAGGCCAGGAGTTTGGGATCGAAGCCGAAAAGGTGCGGTTCGACTATGCCCGCATCGCCACCCGGCGTGACGCGATCGTCAGCCAGCTGCACAAGGGCGTCCAGTACCTGATGAAGAAGAACAAGATCGAGGTGGTCGAAGGTCGCGGCCGCGTGCGCGACCGCAACACGATCGAGGTCGGAGGCAAGCAGCTCAAGGCCAGGAGCCTCATCGTCGCGACCGGGTCGGACGTCAAGTCCCTGCCCGGGATCGAATTCGACGGCGACTGCATCATCTCGTCCGACCACGCGACGCTCGCGGCCAGGGTGCCCGAGTCCATCTGCATCATCGGGGCGGGCGCGGTCGGGGTCGAGTTCGCGACGCTGTACAACCAGCTGGGGGTGAAGGTCACGCTGCTGGAGGCCCTCGACCGCCTGGTGCCGCTCGAGGACGAGGAGATCTCCAAGGAGATGCTGGCGGCGTTCAAGAAGGCGGGCATCGACTGCCGTCTCGGCGTCAAGGTCAAGGGCGCCAAGAAGGCGCGCGACGGCGTCAGCGTCGACACCGACCAGGGAGAGGTGTGGGCGCGTCAGCTCCTGGTGGCTGTCGGCCGGGCGCCGAGGTCGAAGGAGATCGGCCTCGAGCAGGCCGGCGTGACGACCCACCCCAACGGGTTCATCAAAGTCGACGAGTGGATGCGCACTTCGGCGGAGGGGATCCACGCCATCGGCGACGTCGTCGGCGGCTACCTCCTCGCCCACGCGGCGGCGCATGAGGGGATGACGGCGGTCGAAGACATCGCCGGCCGGCGGGTCGCCCCGATGGAGCAGGAGCTCGTCACCCGCTGCACCTACTCGCACCCCCAGATCGCGTCGGTGGGCTTGACCGAAAAGCAGGCAACCCAGAAAGGGCACGAGGTGAAGATCGGCCGCTTCCCGTTCTCGGCGCTCGGCCGGGCGATCATCCACGGCGAGACGGCCGGCTTCGTCAAGCTGGTCGCCGACTCCAAGACCGGCCAGATGCTCGGCGCGCACATCGTCGGGCCCAGCGCGACGGAGCTCATCGCCGAGCCGGCCCTGACTCAGCTGTTTCAGGGCGACGCCTGGGAGCTCGGCCGCAACATCCACCCCCACCCGACCCTGAGCGAGGCCGTGATGGAGGCAGCGCTGGCCGTGGACGGCCACGCCATCCACATCTAG